The Haematobia irritans isolate KBUSLIRL chromosome 1, ASM5000362v1, whole genome shotgun sequence DNA segment ACTTCAGGCGTACTTCTGTCCAATAGTTCGTATACAGAGACCTTTAGGCATACATTTCCCATTTTGACACCTTCAAACCTACATTTTCCATACTCGAACAAGCGACACTACAGCTCGCACGATGAGGTCTTCATTACTATGTTTCATTATTGAGAACTTCGGTCCTATGCCTCTCATAATTCCAACCTACGTTTCTCATAGTGAAACATTCACATATAGACTATAGATGTGCCTTCAGTTGCCATACTGATACTGAGACTACAGTATCCGTACTGAGATCTTCAGGCCTAAAGTTCTCATCTTAAGATCTTCTACTCTACAGTCCCATTTTCCATATTCAAACTTGCGATCCTACTGCTCCCACGCTGATGTCTTCTGTATCTCCATATTAAGACCTTCATTTCTATGCGTCTCATAGTTCCGACCTACGTTTCTCATAGTGAGACTTTCGAAACCAAATTaccccactgagaccttcgggtctacaTTTCTCAAATTGTGAGCTTCGAAACTATAGATCTTCCTGAGATATTCTTATACTGAGCGTACTACGTTTCTCATAGTGGGACTTTCGCATATAGACTATAGATGTACCTACAGTTGCCATACTGATACTGAGACTACAGTTTCCGTACTGAGATCTTCAAGCCTAAAGTTCTCATCTTAAGATCTTCTACTCTACAGTCCCATTTTCCATATTCAAACTTGCGATCCTACAGCTCCCACACTGAGGTCTTCTGTATCTCCATATTGAGACCCTCATTTCTATGCGTCTCATAGTTCCGacctaggataggataggataggttatgtggcagcccgatgtatcaggctcacttagactattcagtccattgtgataccacagtggtgaacttctctcttatcactgagtgctgcccgattccatgttaagctcaatgacaagggacctcctttttatagccgagtccgaacggcgttccacattgcagtgaaaccacttagagaagctttgtaaccctcagaaatgtcaccagcattactgaggtgggataatccaccgctgaaaaactttttggtgttcgatcgtagcaggaatcgaacccacgaccttgtgtatgcaaggcgggcatgctaaccattgcaccacggtggctcccgacccTACGTTTCTCATAGTGAGACTTTCGAAACCAAATTaccccactgagaccttcgggtctacaTTTCTCAAATTGAGAGCTTTGAAACTATATATCCTCCTGAGATATTCTTATACTGAGCGtacagttttcaaaattttccatactcaGACTTGCGAACCTGCAGCTCCCACGCTGAGGTCTTAGTTTCTGTGTCTGCATATTGAGACCTTCGGTCCTATGCGTCTCATAGTTCCGACCTACGTTTttcatatcacaatggactgtgaAGAATATACTTATCGGTATATTTTATACCTTTTGGCGATGTTTAATGGTGAACTAAGGTTCGTAAAGACACTGAATATTTGCAATGACGAGGAACTTAGGTTCATGCAAAATACCAGTGCTTTGTTGTTGAGTGGAACTTAGGTTCCAATAGCGAAAATAAATGAATGATGGGAACACTAGAAAATTCCCAAATTGCtttaaccaaaatattcccgGCAACCCAAAATGAAAAAGGTGGGAGTTCGTGTCACTTACATTTATTGAGAATGATATACGGGAGAGATGAGACGAGAGGCAACGATGTGTTCTGGTTGACAGTCAAGCGGCAAGAAGAAGGAGATTTCCTGTGTTACATGACAGGAACCCTCTTATAAATTAAGAGCGGATAAAAAAGATAAAAGGAGTTGCCAATCGTCAttacaaattcttaattcaGTGTTGTATTGTTCTTAATTCATTGCTTTACAAACTAGAAGTAATTCaatacaattcaattcaatacaattcatttcattacaatttaaattcattacaattcaattcaatcgacaaatttaatggaatttcGGTTCAGATACAAAGAGACTAAACTGCGTTCGACATCCTCCCCCGCCTTGACCGAGATAATGGGCAAGATTCTTCATACAATTGCCTGGGTGAGACGTTGTAGCGTTTTGAGGGCAATGTGCACCATGTCCAGTTGACGAGAATCCCGTTTACGCTGCGATAAGACGCATCGGTCAGCACGATTATGACGCTGTGAGAGCCGATGGTTAGCATAGCAACGTGTGCGTTCTGGAATCGTTGGCCGCTGGAAGATTCGCTGATGCTCGTTGTCGTGTCTTCGAGCTGGAGAACGTCGTCTGTTGCCTACGGAAATGTCGCGATGGGGGACGCCTCCGACGGAAGTTGCTCTTTCCAAAAGATGTGACACATCAGCAGGAACACGACCCCTTTCCATTTGGTCCAACGTTAGCCGTTCCACGGGGTGAAGGTGAAGAAGGGTGTGATGTTCTCCGCCACATTTTTTGCACGCTGTTTCGGAAGGGCATTCATAAGATTTGTGTGATCTCGCAAGGCAATTCATGCAATATCCGTGCCGTCTCGTTTCACGACGTCTCTCGCCGATATCCATATCCAAAAACCGTCTACAGAACCGTAAAGCGTGGAATCTTTCGCAAATTTGGCATTGGTGAATTTTTGGGTTTCTAGGAgccctatgaaataaaataaaagaaaaaccaaagagaaaaaaaaaaaacgcatgttagaatttattattattgggtTTTCAAGCACCCTGTGGTCCTGCTTGACATGAGGATGAGAAATAGCTG contains these protein-coding regions:
- the LOC142220645 gene encoding uncharacterized protein LOC142220645, which encodes MDIGERRRETRRHGYCMNCLARSHKSYECPSETACKKCGGEHHTLLHLHPVERLTLDQMERGRVPADVSHLLERATSVGGVPHRDISVGNRRRSPARRHDNEHQRIFQRPTIPERTRCYANHRLSQRHNRADRCVLSQRKRDSRQLDMVHIALKTLQRLTQAIV